Proteins encoded in a region of the Syntrophorhabdaceae bacterium genome:
- a CDS encoding ATP-binding protein has translation MASPKTDLLENAFSEFTKASDSIISYYNALENQIKELKKEIEQKNGELLQSKEYLHQILNSLPVGVVVAEKKKITFSNIKAEQLGSVGILSKLKSSANHMGEFKNGRGHFRWRKETLADGLEGREVVVFEDVTEIERMKERLERDERLRAMGEMAARISHEIKNPLGSMELFLSMLQSEKLRAKEKQYVDHVLFGVKTIDRIINNILTYTRPKTLALKSGKLSKAVEDVLDFMSISAKSREIDVLFSSPFDGAVRFDPDLMKLVLMNFLSNAMEAIDRNGEISVEIRSDEKYVLVHIKDSGSGMSEEVRKNIFNPFFTTKDKGVGLGLFIAHNIVKAHDGYIEVESAEGSGSSFFIYLPKDRI, from the coding sequence ATGGCAAGCCCTAAGACCGATCTCCTCGAAAACGCGTTCTCCGAGTTCACCAAGGCCTCCGATTCCATCATCAGCTACTACAATGCCCTCGAAAACCAGATAAAGGAATTGAAAAAGGAGATCGAGCAGAAGAACGGGGAGCTCCTCCAATCAAAGGAATACCTCCACCAGATCCTCAACTCCCTGCCTGTGGGGGTGGTGGTGGCGGAGAAAAAGAAGATCACCTTCTCCAACATAAAGGCCGAGCAGCTCGGCTCCGTCGGCATATTGAGCAAGCTCAAGAGCAGCGCGAACCATATGGGTGAGTTCAAAAACGGCAGGGGCCACTTCAGGTGGAGAAAAGAGACCCTTGCGGACGGGCTCGAAGGCCGGGAAGTGGTCGTATTCGAGGACGTCACCGAGATCGAGCGGATGAAGGAGAGGCTCGAACGGGACGAGAGGCTTCGGGCAATGGGTGAAATGGCCGCCCGCATCTCCCACGAGATAAAGAACCCCCTGGGCAGTATGGAGCTCTTCCTTTCCATGCTGCAAAGCGAGAAGCTCCGGGCGAAGGAGAAGCAATACGTGGACCACGTGCTCTTCGGCGTCAAGACCATCGACCGTATCATCAATAATATCCTCACCTATACACGGCCCAAGACCCTGGCCCTCAAGAGCGGAAAGCTTTCGAAAGCCGTGGAAGACGTGCTCGATTTCATGTCGATCTCGGCCAAAAGCCGCGAGATCGACGTCCTTTTTTCGAGCCCCTTTGACGGGGCCGTCCGCTTCGATCCCGATCTCATGAAGCTCGTGCTCATGAATTTCCTGAGCAACGCCATGGAGGCGATCGACCGTAACGGCGAGATATCGGTGGAGATAAGGTCAGACGAAAAATACGTGCTCGTCCACATCAAGGACAGCGGTTCGGGCATGTCGGAGGAAGTGAGGAAGAACATATTCAACCCCTTCTTCACCACGAAGGATAAAGGCGTGGGCCTGGGGCTCTTTATCGCCCACAACATCGTAAAGGCCCATGACGGTTACATCGAGGTCGAATCCGCGGAAGGCTCGGGTTCCTCTTTTTTCATCTACCTCCCCAAGGACAGGATATGA
- a CDS encoding sigma-54 dependent transcriptional regulator: MRTNVLVVDDDYHMRLALTESLSKAGYAVSVAEDGMEAVEAVRQKPFDVMISDVKMPRLNGMELLSQVKEMSPLLPVILITGYGTIQDAVRVIKEGAFDYIQKPFNTETLYNVVKRALTVNSGRIVYASREMKAVLMKAERVAKSDTTVLVLGESGVGKELISRYIHENSDRQGKPFVAVNCAALPENLLESELFGYEKGAFTGANIRKPGKFELADRGTILLDEVTEMDFRLQAKLLRVLQEKEIEILGGKFPRKVDARVIAATNKNMAKLVEEGKFREDLYYRLNVFPVLVPPLRERREDIPELVAYLLKKYSKGMDTRIDKEAMEYLKAQPWKGNVRELENTIARACILSNYSVIKVTDLKSGDDAREAAPGGSVKEMETKLILDALKSVRGNRTRAASILGITVRTLRNKITEYREMGIEVPVKEY, translated from the coding sequence ATGAGGACCAACGTACTCGTAGTGGATGATGATTATCACATGAGGCTCGCCCTCACGGAATCGTTGAGCAAGGCGGGATACGCGGTCTCCGTTGCCGAAGACGGCATGGAAGCGGTCGAGGCGGTGAGGCAGAAGCCCTTCGATGTCATGATATCGGATGTAAAGATGCCGCGCTTAAACGGCATGGAGCTTCTCTCTCAGGTAAAAGAGATGTCCCCCCTCCTTCCCGTAATCCTCATCACCGGCTACGGCACGATCCAGGACGCGGTCCGGGTGATAAAGGAAGGCGCCTTCGACTACATTCAGAAGCCCTTCAATACGGAGACCCTCTATAACGTGGTGAAACGGGCCCTTACCGTCAATTCGGGCAGGATCGTCTATGCGTCGAGGGAGATGAAGGCGGTCCTCATGAAAGCGGAAAGGGTGGCGAAGTCGGATACTACCGTCCTCGTCCTCGGTGAAAGCGGGGTGGGCAAGGAGCTGATCTCGCGCTACATCCACGAGAACAGCGACCGCCAGGGAAAGCCTTTTGTGGCCGTAAACTGCGCGGCCCTGCCGGAGAACCTCCTTGAAAGCGAGCTTTTCGGCTACGAGAAGGGCGCCTTCACCGGTGCGAACATAAGGAAACCGGGTAAATTCGAGCTGGCTGACAGGGGCACTATCCTTCTCGATGAGGTCACGGAGATGGATTTCCGTCTCCAGGCAAAGCTCCTGCGTGTGCTCCAGGAAAAAGAGATCGAGATCTTGGGCGGCAAATTCCCCAGGAAAGTTGACGCCCGTGTCATTGCCGCGACCAATAAAAACATGGCCAAGCTCGTGGAAGAAGGGAAGTTCCGGGAGGACCTTTACTACAGGCTCAATGTCTTTCCCGTGCTCGTACCCCCTTTAAGGGAGCGGAGGGAGGATATCCCGGAGCTCGTGGCATATTTATTGAAGAAGTATTCCAAAGGAATGGATACCCGAATCGACAAAGAAGCCATGGAGTACCTGAAAGCCCAGCCGTGGAAAGGAAACGTCCGGGAATTGGAGAATACCATCGCCAGGGCATGTATTCTTTCCAACTATTCCGTCATTAAAGTGACGGATCTTAAAAGTGGGGATGACGCAAGGGAAGCGGCCCCCGGAGGGTCCGTCAAGGAAATGGAAACAAAGCTCATACTCGATGCACTCAAATCGGTGAGGGGAAACAGGACGAGAGCGGCCTCCATCCTCGGCATCACGGTAAGGACGCTCCGCAACAAGATAACCGAATACAGAGAAATGGGGATCGAAGTCCCTGTGAAGGAGTATTGA
- the flgB gene encoding flagellar basal body rod protein FlgB: MEVLGLVEKAMNIRAFYHKVLAGNVANVETPHYKEKDIDFNRALETNMRKVEDIQVGEKEDYNGLNSTDGNTVNMEDQVTKLTENNLYFNSLTKIMTKKFAVMRYIITEGKGG; the protein is encoded by the coding sequence ATGGAAGTGCTCGGTCTGGTCGAAAAAGCAATGAACATAAGGGCATTCTACCACAAGGTCCTCGCGGGCAACGTGGCGAATGTGGAGACTCCCCATTATAAGGAAAAAGATATCGATTTCAACCGCGCCCTCGAGACCAACATGAGGAAGGTCGAGGATATCCAGGTGGGAGAGAAAGAGGATTACAACGGCCTCAATTCGACTGACGGGAATACGGTCAACATGGAGGACCAGGTCACGAAATTGACCGAGAATAATCTCTATTTCAATTCCCTCACCAAGATAATGACGAAAAAATTTGCCGTCATGAGATATATCATCACCGAAGGAAAGGGAGGCTGA
- the flgC gene encoding flagellar basal body rod protein FlgC, whose translation MGILNILKIGASALNAQRLRMETIATNLANVNSTRTDEGGPYKKKEVTFTPTDLSENKMFGRMLNEKIEGVKVEEVKMSDRPFQKVHDPGHPDADQEGYVTYPNVNLMEEMADMMVATRAYEANVNVVNTTKDMFLKALDIGR comes from the coding sequence ATGGGAATCCTGAACATTCTTAAAATAGGCGCGTCGGCGCTCAACGCTCAGAGGCTGCGGATGGAGACTATCGCCACGAACCTGGCGAACGTAAACAGCACGAGGACCGATGAGGGCGGACCCTACAAAAAGAAGGAAGTCACCTTCACGCCCACCGACCTCTCGGAGAACAAAATGTTCGGCCGCATGCTGAATGAAAAGATCGAAGGGGTAAAGGTCGAGGAGGTAAAGATGAGCGACCGGCCCTTTCAAAAGGTCCACGACCCCGGCCATCCGGATGCGGACCAGGAGGGATACGTCACCTATCCCAACGTCAACCTCATGGAAGAAATGGCGGACATGATGGTCGCCACAAGGGCATACGAGGCGAATGTCAATGTGGTCAATACCACGAAGGACATGTTCCTGAAAGCGCTTGATATAGGCAGGTAG
- the fliE gene encoding flagellar hook-basal body complex protein FliE, whose product MKIENINLGSLAENKAARPEKKATVSFDQVLKDSISKVGELEKDANNQIEKLTKMETQDVHNTMIAMEKADLSYHLMMQVRNKIISAYEEIMRMQV is encoded by the coding sequence ATGAAGATCGAAAACATTAACCTCGGGTCCCTCGCTGAAAATAAGGCGGCCAGGCCGGAAAAAAAGGCGACAGTATCTTTCGACCAGGTCCTGAAGGATTCCATCAGTAAAGTAGGGGAGCTGGAGAAAGATGCCAATAACCAGATCGAGAAGCTCACGAAGATGGAAACCCAGGACGTTCACAATACGATGATCGCCATGGAAAAGGCAGACCTCTCCTATCACCTCATGATGCAGGTGAGGAACAAGATCATAAGCGCCTACGAAGAGATAATGCGGATGCAGGTGTAA
- the fliF gene encoding flagellar basal-body MS-ring/collar protein FliF has product MEEYLNKAKTLLKEIPKAKLYTYVAILVGLIGALVIGLSFMGKEQYHTLFAGLSTEDASMIVTKLKEQKVPYKLGLGGNTISVPKEKVYDVRLMLASQNSLPGGGGVGFELFDKTNYGMTEFMQNINYKRAIQGELSRTINQMPEVKASRVHLAIPEKTLFTEKEKEVTASVFLKLKPGKVLAKDQVGGIVQLVSGSIENLKPENVSVIDSSGKILYKSGQADSPLVLSGQQYELQKNVEKRMEESIQSMLDKFIPASKSIVRANVELNLRKIEKMEEEYTPGKSAVTNERKSREKSTSQNPKPGGVPGVASNSPQTTATLPGQAPAGGSKQEAAMKTNESEREESQISYEVSKSVRKIVEPFGDIKKMSLAIVLDGKYERVKSGKTEEIKYTPRSQKELNDVKNLVARAVGYNEERGDKIEVQNIPFETDSFADEKAVMEKAERNEMIFNMGKYVFYIAILLSLFFFVVRPILNMLKKRGGEALPLNQIKDLYIKGGEKPEKGQKGQLQPPQTPALEDKPPNPALEAMKDKTLVGSIIKEWVREGI; this is encoded by the coding sequence ATGGAAGAATACTTAAATAAAGCGAAGACTCTGCTCAAGGAAATCCCAAAGGCCAAGCTCTACACTTATGTGGCCATCCTGGTGGGACTCATCGGAGCCCTGGTGATAGGTCTTTCCTTTATGGGCAAAGAACAATACCATACCCTCTTTGCCGGTCTGTCCACGGAAGATGCCTCCATGATCGTCACCAAGCTCAAAGAGCAGAAGGTTCCCTACAAGCTCGGGCTGGGAGGGAACACCATCTCCGTTCCGAAAGAAAAAGTGTACGATGTGCGTCTCATGCTCGCATCCCAGAATTCACTTCCGGGAGGAGGAGGGGTAGGCTTCGAGCTCTTCGATAAGACGAATTACGGCATGACCGAATTCATGCAGAACATAAATTATAAACGGGCCATACAGGGCGAGCTGTCGAGGACGATCAACCAGATGCCCGAGGTAAAGGCATCGAGGGTCCATCTCGCCATACCGGAGAAAACCCTTTTTACGGAAAAGGAGAAGGAGGTCACCGCCTCCGTATTCTTAAAGCTCAAACCGGGCAAAGTCCTCGCAAAAGACCAGGTAGGCGGCATCGTCCAGCTCGTGTCGGGAAGCATCGAGAACTTGAAGCCGGAAAATGTCTCGGTTATAGACTCTTCGGGAAAGATCCTCTACAAGAGCGGCCAGGCCGACTCCCCCCTCGTCCTCTCCGGGCAGCAGTACGAGCTCCAGAAGAACGTGGAGAAGAGGATGGAAGAATCTATCCAGTCCATGCTCGATAAATTCATTCCCGCGAGCAAATCGATCGTTCGGGCGAACGTGGAGCTGAACCTGAGAAAAATCGAAAAGATGGAAGAAGAATATACTCCCGGGAAGAGCGCGGTCACCAACGAAAGGAAGAGCAGGGAAAAATCGACGAGCCAGAACCCCAAACCCGGAGGCGTGCCCGGAGTGGCATCGAATAGCCCCCAGACCACGGCTACTCTGCCCGGCCAGGCGCCTGCAGGCGGTTCCAAACAGGAAGCCGCCATGAAGACCAACGAGTCCGAAAGGGAAGAAAGCCAGATCTCCTACGAGGTCAGCAAGTCGGTGAGGAAGATCGTCGAGCCCTTCGGCGATATAAAGAAAATGTCCCTGGCCATCGTACTCGACGGCAAATATGAAAGGGTGAAATCGGGCAAGACGGAAGAGATCAAATATACCCCCAGGTCCCAGAAAGAACTGAACGACGTGAAGAACCTCGTGGCACGGGCCGTCGGCTATAACGAGGAGCGGGGCGACAAGATAGAGGTCCAGAACATCCCCTTCGAGACGGACAGCTTCGCCGATGAAAAGGCCGTCATGGAAAAGGCGGAGCGGAACGAGATGATCTTCAACATGGGCAAATACGTCTTCTACATCGCCATTCTTCTCTCCCTCTTCTTCTTCGTGGTACGGCCCATACTCAACATGCTGAAAAAACGGGGCGGCGAGGCCCTTCCCCTCAATCAGATAAAAGACCTTTATATAAAAGGCGGAGAAAAACCGGAGAAGGGGCAGAAAGGCCAATTGCAGCCGCCTCAGACGCCTGCCCTCGAAGATAAGCCGCCCAACCCGGCGCTTGAAGCGATGAAGGATAAGACGCTGGTGGGCTCTATAATAAAAGAATGGGTGAGGGAAGGAATATAA
- the fliG gene encoding flagellar motor switch protein FliG, giving the protein MEAADEISGIRKAAVLLLTMDEEVSKEVIKDLSEEEIEALGKEMGQLTFISENLINKVHEEFTKKLNKRNKTIVGGENKFKQLIKQSLGDEKAELFLETMENKKGMPGEFLRRCDPRMLANVLRGEHPQTTALVLSTLGTKKAGEAIGALPERVQSDVVMRMANLAKVDTKILEEIETVLKEQLEATGVVEGRQLGGVEVVASIFNQMDRALETELLGKVEELDPDLAEKIRNLMFTFEDLIQLDDRGVQVLLKEVSSEDISVALKGASESMKDKVFANMSERASAMLKEDLEAMGPVRLSDVEKAQVKVAMVAKRLEGEGKIILSRGGEKFV; this is encoded by the coding sequence ATGGAAGCAGCCGACGAAATCTCCGGAATAAGGAAGGCCGCCGTTCTCCTCCTCACTATGGATGAGGAGGTATCGAAGGAAGTCATCAAGGACCTTTCGGAAGAAGAGATCGAGGCCCTCGGAAAAGAGATGGGCCAACTCACCTTCATTTCCGAAAACCTGATAAACAAGGTCCACGAAGAATTTACGAAAAAGCTAAACAAGCGGAATAAAACCATAGTCGGCGGGGAGAACAAGTTCAAACAGCTCATCAAGCAGAGCCTTGGAGACGAAAAGGCGGAGCTCTTTCTCGAGACCATGGAGAACAAAAAAGGCATGCCCGGTGAATTCTTAAGAAGGTGTGATCCCCGAATGCTTGCGAACGTCCTGAGGGGTGAGCACCCGCAGACCACGGCCCTCGTCCTTTCCACATTGGGCACGAAAAAAGCGGGTGAAGCCATAGGCGCGCTCCCGGAGCGGGTGCAGAGCGACGTGGTGATGAGGATGGCGAATCTCGCAAAAGTAGACACGAAGATTCTCGAAGAGATAGAAACGGTCCTCAAGGAACAGCTCGAAGCAACGGGCGTGGTCGAAGGACGGCAGCTCGGCGGTGTTGAAGTCGTGGCGTCCATTTTCAACCAGATGGACCGCGCCCTGGAGACCGAGCTTCTCGGGAAGGTCGAAGAACTCGATCCCGACCTCGCGGAAAAGATACGGAACCTCATGTTCACCTTCGAAGATCTCATCCAGCTCGACGACCGGGGAGTCCAGGTGCTCCTGAAGGAAGTATCGTCCGAAGACATCTCGGTTGCCCTGAAAGGCGCATCGGAATCCATGAAGGACAAAGTATTTGCCAACATGTCGGAAAGGGCATCGGCCATGCTCAAAGAGGACTTGGAGGCCATGGGTCCCGTCAGGCTCTCCGATGTGGAGAAGGCCCAGGTGAAGGTCGCAATGGTCGCGAAGAGGCTCGAGGGAGAAGGGAAGATAATCCTCTCGAGGGGCGGTGAAAAGTTTGTCTGA
- a CDS encoding FliH/SctL family protein, with the protein MKSLSDPVESFILSSSFGDGETAWEPKKDEENEFVCLFEPVPVRRDDQFDDEGNEEAEAATEEEEYEAEYAAADEPEPPEEPPVDIEAETRKIFEEAFTQGEKAGYEMGLQKVEPLAKRLARHIGELDGFKEQLVTRAHGMALDLALAFAEAVVLRRCNDCEEVVSDMVRKALDICETKSEILIRVRPDDAHHIGYEGNGFVKVVPDDSIREPGFVIETNFGDIDGRISTQIEELKRRVYE; encoded by the coding sequence GTGAAAAGTTTGTCTGATCCCGTCGAATCCTTTATCCTCTCCTCGTCTTTCGGGGATGGGGAGACCGCGTGGGAGCCGAAGAAGGACGAGGAAAACGAGTTCGTCTGCCTCTTCGAGCCGGTTCCCGTACGCCGGGATGATCAGTTCGATGACGAGGGCAATGAGGAGGCGGAGGCGGCCACAGAGGAAGAAGAATACGAAGCTGAATATGCAGCGGCCGACGAGCCGGAACCCCCGGAAGAGCCGCCTGTCGACATCGAGGCGGAAACAAGGAAGATCTTCGAAGAAGCCTTTACCCAGGGAGAGAAGGCGGGATACGAGATGGGCCTCCAGAAGGTCGAGCCCCTCGCCAAAAGACTCGCCCGCCATATCGGTGAATTGGATGGCTTCAAAGAGCAACTGGTCACGCGGGCTCACGGCATGGCCCTGGACCTTGCCCTCGCCTTTGCCGAGGCAGTGGTGCTCCGACGCTGCAACGACTGCGAAGAGGTCGTCTCCGATATGGTGAGGAAAGCCCTCGATATCTGCGAGACGAAAAGCGAGATCCTTATCCGGGTGAGACCCGACGACGCACACCACATCGGCTACGAGGGAAACGGCTTCGTAAAGGTCGTGCCCGACGATTCCATCCGGGAGCCCGGTTTTGTGATCGAGACCAATTTCGGCGATATCGACGGAAGGATATCGACCCAGATAGAAGAGCTTAAAAGAAGGGTTTACGAATGA
- a CDS encoding FliI/YscN family ATPase, protein MSSLDEGAEAALREKVSGFYPYRVYGRVNQIVGLVIEGKGPISSVGDSALIYPVDGTHPIDAEVVGFKDGKTLLMPLGDLRGVGIGSKILSKKRTVNTATGSGFLGRVVDGLGNPMDGKGPIVHDAFVPIYRETVNPMMKRRITEPLDLGIRSMNGLLTCGKGQRIGIFAGSGVGKSVLMGMIARHTEAHVNVIGLIGERGREVREFIERDLGDGIDHSVVIVATSDQPPLIRVRAAFLTVAMAEYFRDQGNDVLLLMDSLTRFGMAQREVGLAIGEPPTSKGYTPSVFSLLAKLLERAGNGEGVGTMTAIYTVLVEGDDLDDPIVDAARSILDGHVVLSRKLSDMNHYPPIDVLRSISRIMKDIAPREQVEAASRMVEILSEYERAEDLINIGAYNPGSNKKIDYAVSMVDKVRMFMRQGIDEKATLEDSFNSMKILFYAQNQ, encoded by the coding sequence ATGAGCAGTCTCGATGAGGGAGCGGAAGCCGCCCTCCGGGAGAAGGTTTCAGGATTTTACCCTTACCGGGTGTACGGAAGGGTAAACCAGATCGTCGGTCTCGTGATCGAGGGCAAAGGCCCCATATCTTCGGTAGGCGACTCGGCGCTCATCTATCCCGTGGACGGCACCCATCCCATCGATGCCGAAGTGGTAGGCTTCAAGGATGGGAAAACACTCCTCATGCCCCTCGGTGATCTGAGGGGGGTCGGCATCGGCTCAAAAATATTGTCGAAAAAACGGACGGTCAACACGGCGACAGGGAGCGGATTTCTGGGAAGGGTCGTCGACGGTCTCGGCAACCCCATGGACGGCAAGGGCCCCATCGTCCACGATGCCTTCGTCCCGATCTACCGGGAGACGGTAAACCCCATGATGAAGAGGCGCATCACCGAACCCCTCGACCTGGGCATCCGGAGCATGAATGGGCTCCTCACCTGCGGAAAAGGACAAAGGATCGGCATCTTTGCCGGCTCCGGGGTGGGTAAAAGCGTGCTCATGGGTATGATTGCCCGCCACACGGAGGCACATGTAAACGTAATCGGCCTCATAGGCGAGCGAGGCAGGGAGGTGCGGGAGTTCATAGAGCGTGACCTGGGCGACGGGATCGACCATTCCGTGGTCATTGTGGCAACGTCGGACCAGCCTCCCCTCATCCGGGTGCGGGCCGCCTTTCTCACCGTTGCCATGGCCGAATATTTCAGGGACCAGGGAAATGACGTCCTCCTTCTCATGGACTCCCTCACCAGGTTCGGCATGGCCCAGCGCGAGGTAGGCCTCGCCATAGGCGAGCCCCCCACGTCCAAGGGGTACACCCCGAGCGTCTTCTCGCTCCTCGCCAAGCTCCTCGAAAGGGCGGGCAACGGCGAAGGGGTCGGCACCATGACCGCCATCTACACGGTCCTCGTCGAAGGCGACGACCTCGACGATCCCATTGTGGACGCGGCCAGGTCGATCCTCGACGGACACGTGGTGCTCTCCCGGAAGCTCTCCGATATGAACCATTATCCTCCCATAGACGTATTGAGGAGCATCAGCAGGATCATGAAGGATATCGCCCCCAGGGAGCAGGTCGAAGCCGCCTCCAGGATGGTGGAGATCCTCTCCGAATACGAGCGCGCCGAGGATCTCATTAACATAGGCGCCTACAACCCCGGGAGCAACAAGAAGATCGACTACGCGGTCTCCATGGTAGACAAGGTAAGGATGTTCATGCGACAGGGAATAGACGAAAAAGCCACCCTGGAGGACAGCTTCAACAGCATGAAAATTCTCTTCTACGCCCAAAACCAATAA
- a CDS encoding flagellar FliJ family protein: MAKFRLERVIEIKNKVMDDKRNDLERARAALYKTHQAVTRLEEEIGRNYLIMESPMGGSDFSVLKDFLFSLDAKKEHLLDEARKITAQIASITTELVELAKEVKMLDSLKAKAMEREKKMGNKKEQKALDDMALRILERNRDSQ; encoded by the coding sequence ATGGCGAAATTCCGTCTCGAACGAGTAATAGAGATAAAGAACAAAGTCATGGACGACAAGCGCAACGACCTGGAGCGCGCCCGTGCCGCCCTTTACAAAACCCATCAAGCAGTCACCCGCCTGGAAGAGGAGATCGGAAGAAATTACCTGATCATGGAATCACCCATGGGGGGAAGCGATTTTTCCGTGCTGAAAGACTTCCTCTTTTCCCTCGATGCAAAAAAAGAGCATCTTCTCGACGAAGCCCGGAAGATCACCGCCCAAATCGCCTCCATAACCACCGAGCTTGTCGAGCTGGCAAAAGAGGTCAAGATGCTCGACTCCCTGAAAGCCAAAGCCATGGAAAGAGAAAAGAAGATGGGCAACAAGAAGGAGCAGAAGGCCCTCGACGACATGGCGCTGAGGATTTTGGAACGGAATAGAGACAGCCAATAA